Within Xanthomonas theicola, the genomic segment GTGATCAGGATGTGCGCGCGCAGATGGCCCTGCTCGAAATCCTCGCGGGTGCGCACGGTGTAGCCGCAGATCACACCCTCGCGCTCCAACCGCTCGATCCGGCTCTGCACGGTGGTGCGCGACAGGCCGAGCTTGCGGGCGATCTGCGCGGTGGAGGCGCGCGCGTCCTCGCGCAGCAGCGAGAGCAGGCGTTCGTCGGAGGAAGTGATCTTCATGCCGGCCGGATTTCGTCGAATCGACGAAATTATCCGATTTCCTGCACAAATCAACTCTGCCAATCGACGATCCGGTCCCGATAATAAGAAGGTCAGTCGCCAGACAGCCCGTTCCCAGGAGATCCGCATGTCCGTACTCGGCCCCCTCGCCCCGCTGCGCGCCCACGCCGGCCAACGCCTGACCGCCGGCCTGGCCGATGCGGACATCGAGCGCCTGGCGGCGTCGCACCCGCAGTTGGCCGCCGCGATCGCCGCCGCTGCGGCCGAGCACGCGCGCCTGGCGCACGAGTTCACGGAATTGCTCGAACTGGACGAGGATGCGCAGATCGGCACGCTACAGGCCGGCTTCGTCAATTTCTACGCCGACGATGCGGTGACCCCGTACGTGGCGCTGGCCGCAGGCGGCCCGTGGGTGGTCACGCTGAAGGGCGCGGTGCTGTACGACGCCGGCGGCTACGGCATGCTCGGCTTCGGTCACACCCCGGACGCGGTGCTGGAGGCGATGGCGCGGCCGCAGGCGATGGCCAACGTGATGACCCCCAGCCTGTCGCAGCTGCGCTTGGAGCGCGCGCTGCGCGCCGAGATCGGGCAGCGCCGCGGCGGTTGCCCGTACAGCAAGTTCATGTGCCTCAACTCCGGCTCCGAAGCGGTCGGCCTGGCCGCGCGCATCGC encodes:
- a CDS encoding Lrp/AsnC family transcriptional regulator, which produces MKITSSDERLLSLLREDARASTAQIARKLGLSRTTVQSRIERLEREGVICGYTVRTREDFEQGHLRAHILITVLPKKMTSVVKALRGIDQIRGLHSVSGSYDLIALGVVPGVDDMDVLTDRIGAVEGVERTTSSIILSTKFER